In one Melospiza melodia melodia isolate bMelMel2 chromosome 5, bMelMel2.pri, whole genome shotgun sequence genomic region, the following are encoded:
- the SCOC gene encoding short coiled-coil protein isoform X2, with translation MELPLDEEDGTFTSISLADDSEYRSRKRYSKVEGAPATMMNADMDAVEAENQVELEEKTRLINQVLELQHTLEDLSARVDAVKEENLKLKSENQVLGQYIENLMSASSVFQTTDTKSKRK, from the exons ATGGAGCTGCCTTTGGATGAGGAGGATGGCACCTTCACCAGCATTTCTTTGGCAGACGACTCAG AGTACCGCTCAAGAAAACGCTATTCAAAAGTGGAAGGAGCCCCTGCCACAATGATGAACGCTGATATGGATG CTGTTGAGGCTGAGAATCAGGTGGAATTAGAAGAGAAAACACGGCTTATTAATCAAGTTTTGGAACTGCAGCACACGCTCGAAG ATCTCTCAGCACGAGTAGATGCTGTTAAGGAAGAAAACTTGAAACTGAAATCAGAAAACCAAGTTCTTGGACAGTATATAGAAAATCTGATGTCAGCATCTAGTGTTTTCCAAACAACTGACACAAAAAGCAAAAGGAAGTAA
- the SCOC gene encoding short coiled-coil protein isoform X1, producing MELPLDEEDGTFTSISLADDSAEYRSRKRYSKVEGAPATMMNADMDAVEAENQVELEEKTRLINQVLELQHTLEDLSARVDAVKEENLKLKSENQVLGQYIENLMSASSVFQTTDTKSKRK from the exons ATGGAGCTGCCTTTGGATGAGGAGGATGGCACCTTCACCAGCATTTCTTTGGCAGACGACTCAG cagAGTACCGCTCAAGAAAACGCTATTCAAAAGTGGAAGGAGCCCCTGCCACAATGATGAACGCTGATATGGATG CTGTTGAGGCTGAGAATCAGGTGGAATTAGAAGAGAAAACACGGCTTATTAATCAAGTTTTGGAACTGCAGCACACGCTCGAAG ATCTCTCAGCACGAGTAGATGCTGTTAAGGAAGAAAACTTGAAACTGAAATCAGAAAACCAAGTTCTTGGACAGTATATAGAAAATCTGATGTCAGCATCTAGTGTTTTCCAAACAACTGACACAAAAAGCAAAAGGAAGTAA
- the SCOC gene encoding short coiled-coil protein isoform X3, with protein sequence MMNADMDAVEAENQVELEEKTRLINQVLELQHTLEDLSARVDAVKEENLKLKSENQVLGQYIENLMSASSVFQTTDTKSKRK encoded by the exons ATGATGAACGCTGATATGGATG CTGTTGAGGCTGAGAATCAGGTGGAATTAGAAGAGAAAACACGGCTTATTAATCAAGTTTTGGAACTGCAGCACACGCTCGAAG ATCTCTCAGCACGAGTAGATGCTGTTAAGGAAGAAAACTTGAAACTGAAATCAGAAAACCAAGTTCTTGGACAGTATATAGAAAATCTGATGTCAGCATCTAGTGTTTTCCAAACAACTGACACAAAAAGCAAAAGGAAGTAA